The sequence GTCCAGCTGAGGACCAGGTAGAAGGACGACAGGCCCCGCGAGTCACCGGCGGCGGGCGGGCGGATGTCCCGTACGACGATCGTGCGGTTCTCCGCCCGTGCGACCTCCTGGAGGATCTCCGTGGCCGCCGTGGTGGCCGACGGACCGCCCGCCGAGGCGACGATCAGGGTGTCGGTGCGCCCGGCCGGGTCCATGACCAGGGCGGCGTCGGTGCTCCGGTCCAGCAGCCGGGCCCGTGCCTCGGCGCGGCTCGCGACGGCGGTGACGTGGAGCGGGTCGCCGGGGAGCGCGTCGAGGCGGGCGACCAGGTCCTTCCCGACGGCGGGCGGCGCGACGACGGTGATCGGCACCTGGTGCGGCTTGGGCGCGTGGAAGGCGCCCATGTAGGAGAGGGCGAAGCCCAGTTGGAGCAGGAGCACCCCGAGCATGACGAGCGCCGACCGGGTGGAGACGGCGTCGCGCACCTCCCCCAGGAAGCCCCGGCCCCCGTCGCCCGTCCGTGCGGTCGATCCGGATCCGTACCCGTCGTCCCTCGCGTCTGCCACGCGGTCCTCCCTCGGTCGGCCTGGCCACGGCCGTGGCGAGGCCGTCACATGGTCGGCCCCGGGCGGCGTCCGGTCTCCGGGGCGCGCCCACGAGGGACGGCCCTCGACCCGAACGGCTCAGGGGCCACGAGGGGTGGTGCGGGGAGGGCCGGGGAGGGTTCAGCGGGCCTCGGCGGCGGCTTCCATGCGCTGCTTGCGCACGTAGAACCAGACCATGTTGGAGGAGAGCCCCGCGATCAGCACCCAGACGATCCCGAGCAGGCTGCCCTGGACGAAGGAGACCACGGCCGCTGTGACGGCGAGGACGCAGACGACGAGGGCGTAGAGAGCGAGGCGGGGCATGGGGGTCGGCTCCTGTCGGGGAACGGTCGCGGTCCCGTCCAGTGTCCCCCATGCCCCGTTGTGCCCCGCCTCTGGCCCGGGCCCCCGGGTCGGCGAGCGGGAGCGGGTGGCTCAGACGTCGGTGGTGCGGAGTCCGGCGTGGGCCTTGTAGCGGCGGTTGACCGAGATCAGGTTCGCGACCAGGGACTCGACCTGGTGGGCGTTGCGGAGCCGGCCCGCGAAGATGCCGCGCATCCCCGGGATGCGGCCCGCCAGCGCCTGCACGATGTCCGTGTCGGCCCGCGCCTCGCCCAGCACCAGGACGTCGGTGTCGATCTCCTCGATGGACTCGTCCTGGAGCAGCACCGCCGAGAGGTGGTGGAAGGCGGCGGTGACGCGGGAGTCCGGCAGCAGGGCGGCGGCCTGCTCGGCGGCGCTGCCCTCCTCCGGCTTGAGGGCGTAGGCGCCCTTCTTGTCGAAGCCGAGCGGGTTGACGCAGTCGATGACGAGCTTGCCCGCCAGCTCCTCGCGCAGGGACTCCAGGGTCTTGGCGTGGCCGTCCCACGGCACGGCGACGATCACGATGTCGCTGCGCCGGGCGCACTCCGCGTTGTCCGTGCCCTCGACACCGTGGCCGAGCTCGGCGGCCGCCTCGGCCGCGCGTCCGGCGTCCCGGGAGCCGAGGGTGACCCGCTGTCCGGCGCGGGCGAGCCGGTAGGCGAGGCCGCGCCCCTGGGGGCCGGTCCCGCCGAGTACGCCGACGCTCAGGGCGGAGACGTCGGGGAGGTCCCAGGGGTCCTTGGCGGGGGGCTTGGGCGCGCTGCCGCTGTCCTGTGTAGTCATGGGCCGACCCTACTGCCAGGTAGGGCCCGGAATCCCGTCCCGGGGCCTCGTGGGCTCCCCCGCCCTCCGGCCACCGCCCAACCGCCGTACGGTCCTCCGTTCGGGTGACGGGGAGGCGTGCGGAGGCCGCCGGGCGGGGTGCGGGGGCAGGATGCCGGGCCATGGATGCCGTACGTGTCGCCCTGCTCCGTGACGTACTGGCCGGGACCCCGTGGCCCGCCTCGGCCCGCCGGTTCGCGCTGGCGCTGCGCTCGTCCCTCGTACCGAGGGGCGGCGGGCTGCTGCTGGTGGGGACCGAGGCGTACGAGCCGTGGCATCTGGCCGCCCACCTGGCCGACGAGTCCACCTGGTCCGGGCTGCCGGAGCTGACGCCCACCCTGGTGCGGCACCGGGTGGAGCCGGGCGATCCCGCGCATCTGGCGGTGGGGCTGGGCCGGATCGAGGCGGCCGGGCGGGGTCAGACCGTGCTGCTGGTCGCGCCGGAGCGGCCGGACGGCGGGCTGCTGGAGCGGGTGCACGACGCGCGGCGGGCCGGGGCGCGGGTGCTCGCCCTGGGCGGCGGTGACCCGGAGGTCGGCGGGCTGGCCCACGAGTCGCTGGTGGTCGGCGGGGACGACGAGGTGGACCTGGACATCGTGCAGCACCTGGTGAGCGCGGCGGCCGGGGAGAACAGCAGGCCGGTGGCGCGCGGCGGCCGGACGTTTCGGGACCGGCTCTCCCGTCTCGCGGACCGGCTGACGGAGCCGCCGCCGGGGCGGTGGTGAGGGGGCCGTCGGGGCGGTGGTGCGGAGGGCCGTCGGGGTCCGGTGGGAAATCGGTTTGCCCGGAGCGCCCCGGAGTACCGATCATGGCCCCTCGTGACCGAAGCTCCCCCTGCCACCCCGCCCCCTCCCTCGTCCCGGCTCCGCGCCCTGCTGCCGGACCTGGCCCCGTGGCACTCCTCGCCGGACTTCCGGCTGCTGTGGATCCAGGGGCTGATCACGTACTTCGGCAGCTTCATGGCGCTCATCGCGCTGCCGCTCCAGATCAAGCACCTCACCGGCTCGCCGCTCGCGGTCGGGGCGATGGGGGCGGTGGAGCTGGTGCCGCTGGTGGTCTTCGGGCTGTACGGCGGGGCGCTCGCCGACGCGGTGGACCGGCGCCGGGTCATCCTGCTCACCGAGGCGGGGCTCGGGGTGCTCGCCGCGATCCTGCTGGTGAACGCGCTCCTGCCGGAGCCGCTGCTGTGGCCGCTGTACGTCGTCGCCGGCGGGGTCGCCGCCCTGGCCGGGCTCCAACGGCCCGCGCTGGACTCCCTGATGGCCCGGATCGTGCCCCACGCCCAGCAGACGGCGGCGGCCGCCCTGAACTCGCTGCGCTGGCAGATCGGGGCGATCGCGGGCCCGGCGCTGGCCGGCCTGGTGGTGGCGTACGCCGGTCACGGCACGGCGTACGCGGTGACGGTCTGCACGTTCGCCGTCTCCGTCGTGCTCTGCCTGCGGCTCTCCCCCGCGCCGCCCGCCAAGGAGGCGGCGAAGCCGTCGCTGCGCGGGATCGTGGAGGGGGCCCGGTACGCCTGGAGCCGGCCGGTGCTGCTGGGGACGTACGCGATCGACCTGGCGGCGATGTTCTTCGCCTTCCCGAACACGATCTTCCCGTTCCTGGCGGACGAGCTGGACGCGGAGTGGTCGCTGGGGCTGATGTACGCGGCGGGCTCGGTCGGTTCGCTGGCGCTCGGGCTGACCAGCGGCTGGACGTCCCGGGTGCGCAGGCACGGGCTGTTCGTGGTGTTCGGGGCGGCGGTGTGGGGGCTGGCGATCGCGGCGGCGGGCTGGTTCTCCAGCGTGTGGGTGGTGCTGCTCTGCCTGGGCGTGGCCGGGGCGGGCGACATGCTCAGCGGGCTGGGGCGCTCCACCATCTGGAACCAGACCATTCCGGAGGAGCTGCGGGGGCGGCTGGCGGGCATCGAGGTGCTCTCGTACAGCGTGGGTCCGCAGCTGGGGCAGGTGCGGGCCGGGGCGATGGCGGGGTGGACCGGGACCCGGTCGGCGATCTGGACGGGCGGGGTGGCGTGCGTGGCGTCGGTGGCGCTGCTGACGGC is a genomic window of Streptomyces sp. SID8374 containing:
- a CDS encoding MFS transporter, translated to MTEAPPATPPPPSSRLRALLPDLAPWHSSPDFRLLWIQGLITYFGSFMALIALPLQIKHLTGSPLAVGAMGAVELVPLVVFGLYGGALADAVDRRRVILLTEAGLGVLAAILLVNALLPEPLLWPLYVVAGGVAALAGLQRPALDSLMARIVPHAQQTAAAALNSLRWQIGAIAGPALAGLVVAYAGHGTAYAVTVCTFAVSVVLCLRLSPAPPAKEAAKPSLRGIVEGARYAWSRPVLLGTYAIDLAAMFFAFPNTIFPFLADELDAEWSLGLMYAAGSVGSLALGLTSGWTSRVRRHGLFVVFGAAVWGLAIAAAGWFSSVWVVLLCLGVAGAGDMLSGLGRSTIWNQTIPEELRGRLAGIEVLSYSVGPQLGQVRAGAMAGWTGTRSAIWTGGVACVASVALLTAALPKLVRYDSETDEDAVRRREARVEG
- the npdG gene encoding NADPH-dependent F420 reductase, whose translation is MTTQDSGSAPKPPAKDPWDLPDVSALSVGVLGGTGPQGRGLAYRLARAGQRVTLGSRDAGRAAEAAAELGHGVEGTDNAECARRSDIVIVAVPWDGHAKTLESLREELAGKLVIDCVNPLGFDKKGAYALKPEEGSAAEQAAALLPDSRVTAAFHHLSAVLLQDESIEEIDTDVLVLGEARADTDIVQALAGRIPGMRGIFAGRLRNAHQVESLVANLISVNRRYKAHAGLRTTDV